In the Candidatus Saccharibacteria bacterium oral taxon 488 genome, one interval contains:
- a CDS encoding CHAP domain-containing protein: MPKKPHLSITRPRSRLKKRYVFALVLVPLTAVCISLGALYWPKITHKLHSLRVAGSIDSSRGEATFPQIDTTNLHLTRQKIISLAKTEFEAQSAGTKFSQGVREAWCADFVSWIMQQAGAPLKNPHTGGWRIPGTFTLREYYEAAGRFKPAGSGYQPRPGDVAIYRGSPVFGDHTNIVLKNDDGVLTTVGGNEANRIRVFVNRDKRYDGLLGYGVLAE; encoded by the coding sequence ATGCCGAAGAAGCCCCACCTCTCCATCACGCGGCCGCGCAGTCGTCTCAAGAAACGGTATGTGTTCGCGTTGGTGCTAGTACCGCTGACGGCTGTTTGTATCAGCCTCGGCGCGCTGTATTGGCCAAAAATTACTCATAAACTTCACTCGCTGAGGGTGGCCGGCAGCATTGATTCATCACGCGGCGAGGCGACGTTCCCGCAAATTGATACCACAAATTTACATCTGACTCGGCAAAAAATTATCAGCCTCGCCAAAACCGAATTCGAAGCACAATCCGCCGGTACCAAATTCAGCCAAGGTGTTCGTGAAGCGTGGTGTGCCGATTTTGTGAGCTGGATCATGCAGCAGGCGGGCGCGCCGCTGAAAAATCCGCATACTGGCGGCTGGCGCATCCCGGGGACGTTTACCTTGCGCGAGTATTACGAAGCGGCCGGTCGATTCAAGCCCGCCGGCTCTGGCTATCAACCGCGTCCTGGCGACGTAGCAATTTACCGTGGTTCGCCAGTGTTTGGTGATCACACTAACATCGTCCTCAAAAATGACGACGGCGTTTTGACCACCGTCGGCGGCAATGAGGCGAACCGCATCCGCGTGTTCGTCAACCGCGATAAGCGCTACGATGGACTGCTGGGATATGGCGTACTGGCAGAATAA
- a CDS encoding nucleotide pyrophosphohydrolase: MTFEEVQKLVMSHVCARQWDKTKDSRGLAISLSLEVNELLEYFQWNDTHIGTKEDMASELADIIIYAIQFADRFDINISEAVAAKIAKLDEKYPVEIFEIKDKVEQNRRLLEAKKNYKKDTTL; this comes from the coding sequence ATGACATTTGAAGAAGTACAAAAGTTAGTAATGAGTCACGTCTGTGCTCGTCAGTGGGATAAGACGAAGGATTCACGTGGTTTAGCAATTTCGTTATCGTTGGAGGTCAATGAGTTGCTTGAATATTTTCAATGGAACGACACGCATATTGGCACAAAAGAAGATATGGCAAGCGAGCTGGCTGACATCATTATCTATGCGATTCAATTTGCCGACCGATTTGATATCAATATTTCCGAAGCAGTTGCTGCAAAAATTGCTAAACTAGATGAAAAGTATCCAGTTGAAATTTTTGAGATCAAAGATAAAGTTGAACAAAATCGCCGCTTGCTAGAGGCTAAGAAAAATTATAAAAAGGATACGACGCTATAA
- a CDS encoding ABC transporter ATP-binding protein: MAQPEPIITVDQLVKTYGDKNVVDSVSFEVQKGEIFGILGPNGAGKTTTLEMLEALRPIDGGTATIDGIDVAKQPKHIKNIIGIQLQSTMFYDKLTLREQLKMFASLYGQTVDADALLAKVQLTDKAKSYVEQLSGGQKQRFAIASTLVNNPTVLFLDEPTTGLDPQARRNLWDLIKEIRGEGITIVLTTHYMDEAELLCDRLAIMDNGKIITIDTPHNLIQQLLARGFKKKQVVEQANLEDVFIDLTGKAIRD; the protein is encoded by the coding sequence ATGGCTCAACCCGAACCAATCATAACAGTTGACCAACTCGTCAAGACGTATGGGGATAAGAATGTCGTCGATAGCGTGTCGTTTGAGGTACAGAAAGGCGAAATCTTTGGTATCCTCGGGCCGAATGGCGCCGGTAAGACGACGACACTAGAGATGCTGGAGGCGCTCCGGCCGATTGACGGCGGCACGGCGACCATCGACGGAATTGATGTTGCTAAGCAGCCGAAGCACATTAAAAACATCATCGGTATCCAGCTGCAATCGACAATGTTTTACGACAAGCTAACCTTGCGCGAACAATTGAAAATGTTTGCCAGCCTGTACGGACAAACGGTCGACGCCGACGCGCTGCTGGCCAAGGTGCAATTGACCGACAAAGCCAAAAGCTACGTCGAGCAGCTGTCGGGTGGGCAAAAGCAACGCTTCGCTATCGCTTCGACGCTGGTCAATAACCCGACGGTGCTATTTCTTGACGAGCCGACCACTGGGTTGGATCCGCAGGCTCGCCGTAATCTCTGGGATTTGATCAAAGAGATTCGCGGTGAAGGTATTACTATCGTGCTGACAACTCATTACATGGACGAGGCCGAACTGCTGTGCGACCGCTTGGCGATTATGGACAATGGTAAAATCATCACCATTGATACGCCACATAATCTGATCCAGCAGCTGCTGGCGCGCGGTTTCAAGAAAAAGCAAGTTGTCGAGCAGGCCAATTTGGAGGACGTATTTATTGACTTAACAGGAAAGGCGATTCGGGATTAG
- the arcC gene encoding carbamate kinase — protein MNQQRTIVVALGGNALQRQGEASSQAQQRVADETIAQLLPLIQAGHRVAIVHGNGPQVGNIVLHEEAINTEAVPSLPLEDSGAMSQGLIGFWLQQAIHDALATRGVHDKYAASIVTQTVVDQADPAFQNPTKPIGPFYSEEEAKKVQAERGYTVREDSGRGWRRVVPSPKPQEIVEAPVIKALVDAGVLVVSTGGGGIPVLRDASGQLSGVAAVIDKDFGAAKLADTLGADTLLILTSVDAAKVNFGQPTEQALGEVSAEELQQHIDAGQFAAGSMLPKTQAALSFVAGASGRTAIITSLEKTADAINGAAGTRIKS, from the coding sequence ATGAATCAGCAGCGAACCATTGTCGTCGCGCTTGGAGGTAACGCCCTGCAACGTCAGGGCGAGGCCTCGTCCCAGGCGCAGCAGCGAGTGGCCGACGAAACCATCGCCCAGCTTCTGCCGCTGATTCAAGCCGGCCACCGCGTAGCCATTGTCCACGGTAATGGCCCGCAGGTCGGCAACATTGTCCTACACGAGGAGGCGATTAACACCGAGGCGGTGCCGAGCTTGCCGCTGGAAGATTCTGGTGCGATGAGCCAGGGGCTAATTGGTTTTTGGTTGCAGCAAGCGATCCACGATGCGCTGGCAACTCGTGGTGTGCATGATAAGTATGCAGCGAGCATCGTTACCCAGACGGTGGTTGATCAGGCTGATCCAGCATTTCAAAATCCAACCAAGCCGATCGGGCCATTCTATTCGGAAGAAGAGGCCAAGAAAGTGCAGGCTGAACGCGGCTATACAGTGCGCGAGGACTCGGGCCGTGGTTGGCGGCGCGTTGTGCCGTCACCGAAGCCTCAGGAAATTGTTGAGGCTCCCGTCATCAAGGCGCTGGTCGATGCCGGCGTGTTGGTAGTCTCGACTGGCGGCGGCGGCATCCCGGTGCTGCGTGACGCATCGGGTCAATTGAGCGGCGTGGCTGCAGTGATCGACAAGGATTTTGGAGCGGCCAAGCTGGCGGACACGCTCGGGGCGGATACATTGCTGATCCTAACCTCGGTTGATGCAGCTAAGGTCAATTTTGGTCAGCCGACGGAGCAGGCGCTTGGCGAAGTATCAGCCGAGGAGCTGCAGCAGCATATTGATGCTGGGCAGTTTGCGGCTGGCTCAATGCTACCGAAAACCCAGGCGGCGTTAAGTTTTGTGGCCGGTGCTTCGGGGCGCACGGCGATCATTACCTCGCTCGAAAAAACCGCTGACGCTATCAACGGTGCCGCTGGTACGCGCATCAAGAGTTAG
- a CDS encoding ABC transporter permease: MKKYWTGVFGQVRAQQKRFIRDKMSLFFTFLFPLIFLLVFGSIFNNQSTSFDIAIINNSQTEFAKGFVKGAKENAKDSILKIKDVKDMNEAREKLKRSELNGIIELPSDFGEVKGEGRDARPTGTINVLYAKGSEQTGSALTAVMNQIANEINKHLGQPEAPLKAAGKAVGDERLKPFDYTFTGLLAFSLMSMGIFGLANQMPAEKQRGSYRRLRAAPFTSGQLIISMAIHYTIISLLSLTMMVVVGMLMFQFNMRGDWGLFVLMAVLAAFMMVGMGLMIGGWAKNENQSAPLSNLLSFPMMFLSGAFFPLYMFPEWLRGAAQFIPMTPITDGFRLIMTEHASFIEALPQIGAVAAWTLVIYVAAIKLFRWE; this comes from the coding sequence ATGAAAAAATATTGGACTGGTGTATTCGGGCAAGTACGCGCCCAACAAAAGCGTTTCATCCGCGATAAAATGTCGCTGTTCTTTACCTTCCTGTTTCCGCTCATCTTTTTGTTGGTGTTCGGCTCGATTTTTAATAATCAATCGACCAGCTTTGACATCGCGATTATCAATAATTCGCAGACGGAATTTGCTAAAGGTTTTGTTAAAGGCGCCAAAGAAAATGCCAAAGACTCGATTCTCAAAATTAAAGATGTCAAGGATATGAACGAGGCTCGCGAGAAGCTCAAGCGTTCTGAGCTGAACGGCATCATTGAACTGCCCAGCGATTTCGGCGAAGTGAAGGGTGAGGGCAGAGATGCTCGCCCGACTGGCACTATCAATGTCTTGTACGCCAAAGGTTCCGAGCAAACTGGTAGCGCCTTAACGGCGGTGATGAATCAGATTGCCAATGAAATAAATAAGCATTTGGGCCAGCCAGAGGCACCGCTCAAGGCTGCGGGCAAAGCGGTCGGCGACGAGCGGTTGAAGCCATTTGACTATACATTCACTGGACTGTTGGCATTTAGTTTAATGAGTATGGGCATCTTTGGTCTGGCCAATCAGATGCCGGCCGAAAAACAGCGTGGCTCCTACCGCCGACTGCGCGCGGCGCCGTTTACCTCGGGTCAGCTGATTATTTCTATGGCGATTCACTACACGATTATTTCGCTGCTTAGCCTGACTATGATGGTTGTCGTTGGCATGTTGATGTTCCAGTTTAATATGCGCGGCGATTGGGGGCTCTTTGTCCTTATGGCGGTGCTGGCGGCCTTTATGATGGTAGGTATGGGTCTCATGATCGGTGGCTGGGCAAAGAATGAAAATCAGTCCGCACCGCTGAGCAACTTACTGTCTTTCCCGATGATGTTCTTGTCTGGTGCATTCTTCCCGCTGTACATGTTCCCAGAGTGGTTACGCGGTGCCGCCCAGTTTATCCCGATGACGCCGATTACTGATGGTTTCCGTTTAATCATGACTGAGCATGCCAGTTTTATCGAGGCTCTGCCGCAAATTGGTGCTGTCGCTGCCTGGACTCTCGTTATCTATGTCGCTGCGATTAAGCTGTTTCGGTGGGAATGA
- the lysS gene encoding lysine--tRNA ligase has translation MKWLNDIVDQFRNLDKEVLVSSGASPSGVYHVGHLREIVIADAVVRALKQAGIRARHVHVSDNLDAFRKVPVNLPASYEQYLGMPLCTVPSPDDRYDSWGDFCLKPFLDSADKIGVTMDVIYASDKYRSGFFVPAIERSLSRIDKAKSAIQEVSGRQLDDQWSPIQIMEHGRLKNRRFISMDSDAKTITYRSHDDSEHTVRYDDGQVKLDWRLDWPGRWWLLGVDVEPFGRDHATKGGSYDTGKRIAREVYNIDAPVPVPYDFINRTGDTKKMSASKGTGVNAHDVVDMLPPEVVRYFILRYSPAKRLYFDETDSLVRLVDDFAAMRQHPQNELDERLLFLCTDGLNQLAVSSVPFSHLVISYQAALCDTAKTVEILRRSVEYADIVDKEEAVIITELGYVSRWLERWAPESLKFRLADEVRPDEFSPEQKEYLWRLADDIAGVSAEADGNWFHQAIYAYKESGLLPPRELFTTIYRVLIGKDSGPRAGWFLSILPRDWLVERLRLMK, from the coding sequence ATGAAGTGGCTTAATGATATCGTCGATCAGTTTCGAAATCTAGATAAAGAGGTGCTCGTTTCTTCGGGTGCGTCGCCGTCGGGGGTGTATCATGTGGGGCATTTACGTGAAATTGTTATCGCTGATGCCGTAGTACGGGCGTTGAAGCAAGCAGGTATTCGGGCGCGCCACGTTCACGTTTCGGATAACCTGGACGCCTTTCGTAAAGTACCGGTTAATTTGCCGGCTAGTTACGAGCAGTACTTGGGTATGCCGCTCTGTACGGTGCCCTCACCAGATGATCGGTATGATTCGTGGGGGGATTTTTGCCTGAAGCCATTTCTTGATAGTGCTGATAAAATTGGCGTCACCATGGACGTGATCTATGCTAGCGATAAGTATCGGAGCGGGTTTTTTGTGCCGGCCATTGAGCGCTCGCTGAGCCGCATTGACAAAGCCAAGTCGGCCATCCAGGAGGTATCGGGCCGGCAGCTGGATGACCAGTGGTCGCCAATTCAGATCATGGAGCATGGTCGGCTGAAAAATCGCCGGTTCATCAGCATGGATAGCGATGCTAAAACGATCACCTATCGTAGCCACGATGACTCGGAGCACACAGTTCGGTATGATGACGGGCAGGTAAAGCTGGACTGGCGGCTGGACTGGCCGGGGCGATGGTGGTTGCTCGGGGTTGATGTTGAGCCGTTCGGTCGTGATCACGCGACGAAGGGCGGCTCGTATGATACCGGTAAGCGGATCGCCCGCGAGGTTTATAACATTGATGCGCCAGTACCGGTGCCGTACGACTTTATCAATCGCACTGGTGATACCAAAAAGATGAGTGCCAGCAAGGGTACTGGCGTGAACGCACACGACGTTGTTGATATGCTGCCGCCTGAGGTAGTGCGCTACTTTATCCTTCGGTATTCGCCGGCCAAGCGACTGTATTTTGACGAGACCGATAGCCTGGTGCGGTTGGTTGACGACTTTGCGGCGATGAGGCAGCATCCGCAAAATGAACTTGATGAACGGTTGCTATTCTTGTGTACTGATGGGTTGAACCAGCTAGCGGTTAGTTCAGTTCCATTTTCGCATCTAGTTATTTCATACCAAGCGGCTCTGTGCGACACGGCAAAAACGGTGGAGATTTTGCGGCGTAGTGTGGAATATGCGGACATTGTTGATAAGGAAGAAGCAGTGATCATCACGGAACTAGGCTATGTCAGTCGGTGGCTGGAGCGATGGGCGCCTGAGTCATTGAAGTTTCGCTTGGCAGACGAGGTACGTCCCGATGAGTTTTCGCCAGAGCAAAAAGAATACCTATGGCGACTAGCTGACGACATCGCCGGGGTGTCGGCTGAGGCTGATGGTAATTGGTTTCATCAAGCAATTTACGCCTACAAGGAAAGCGGTTTGCTGCCGCCGCGGGAGCTCTTCACCACCATCTACCGCGTGCTCATTGGCAAAGATTCCGGGCCGCGCGCTGGCTGGTTTTTATCAATCCTGCCAAGAGACTGGCTGGTTGAGCGACTACGGCTGATGAAGTAA
- a CDS encoding magnesium transporter CorA family protein: MSYTEYMIEYLHSTGEAIAPIQTLRSGSWLRCERPTEEEVSELLTLGMDEDMISDALDPHEVPRIEFDDEWTYLIARLPDTDDDFNDFTTPILFGIHKEYVVTLSRDSLGRLWQPFIDKTRVRTSRRIELVVAMIEAVSSQYQRRVATINRQMRAATDDIHTLRARDIVTLTEYERKLNDYLDALLPMNWAIERLIANRSLRLKDDDKDDVEDISIDLEQVISRCKSLLRTITNVRDSYRAVMDTRLNETIRLLTVITVALTIPTMVAGLYGMNVPLPAAESPVTFWVVIGGSALAALAIGYYFLKRR, translated from the coding sequence ATGAGCTATACTGAGTACATGATAGAATACCTGCATTCAACAGGCGAGGCGATCGCACCGATTCAGACATTGCGTAGCGGCAGTTGGCTGCGCTGCGAACGGCCAACCGAAGAGGAAGTGTCCGAGCTGCTAACGCTGGGGATGGACGAGGACATGATTAGTGACGCGCTTGATCCGCACGAGGTACCGCGTATTGAGTTTGATGATGAGTGGACGTACTTGATCGCCCGGCTGCCGGATACGGATGATGATTTTAATGATTTTACCACGCCAATTTTGTTCGGCATTCACAAAGAGTATGTGGTGACATTGTCGCGCGATAGTCTGGGTCGGCTGTGGCAGCCGTTTATCGACAAAACCAGAGTGCGGACATCGCGGCGGATTGAACTGGTGGTGGCGATGATTGAGGCGGTGTCAAGTCAGTACCAGCGGCGGGTGGCGACCATCAATCGTCAGATGCGGGCGGCGACTGACGATATTCACACCTTGCGGGCGCGTGATATCGTCACCTTGACCGAGTATGAGCGCAAGTTAAATGATTACCTGGATGCCTTGCTGCCGATGAACTGGGCGATTGAGCGGCTGATCGCCAATCGCAGCTTGCGGCTCAAGGATGACGACAAGGATGACGTCGAAGATATTTCCATCGACCTTGAACAGGTAATTAGCCGTTGTAAATCGCTGCTGCGAACCATCACCAATGTGCGTGATAGCTACCGGGCGGTGATGGATACGCGGTTGAATGAGACGATTCGGCTGCTGACGGTGATCACGGTGGCGCTGACTATTCCGACGATGGTGGCCGGGCTGTATGGCATGAATGTGCCCTTGCCGGCCGCGGAGAGTCCGGTGACCTTTTGGGTGGTTATTGGCGGCAGCGCACTGGCAGCACTGGCGATTGGCTATTATTTTTTGAAGCGGCGCTGA